In Paenibacillus sp. BIC5C1, a genomic segment contains:
- a CDS encoding carbohydrate ABC transporter permease — translation MNPTAIRRINRALAYLCLIVASAFFIIPFIWLLSTSLKPLTQIFTFPPEWIPHPILWSNYSRAVEYIPFWTYLKNTAIITIVSTLGVIISCPLVAYSFAKLEYRGRGILFFVTLAVMMIPGQVTMIPLFLLFTKLGWVGTSLPLIVPQFFGVPIYIFLLRQFFMGLPDALREAARLDGASEFRIYLQIMFPLAKSAVLAVALFQFMGSWTDFMGPLLYLTNEPSYTVSLGLQQFQSQKGSEWGLLMAVSTLMTLPIIVLFFFLQKTFISGITFSGIKG, via the coding sequence ATGAATCCTACCGCTATCAGAAGAATCAATCGTGCGTTAGCCTATTTATGTCTAATTGTTGCTTCTGCATTTTTCATTATTCCGTTCATTTGGCTGCTTTCGACTTCTCTTAAACCACTCACACAAATCTTTACATTTCCCCCAGAGTGGATTCCGCATCCAATTCTGTGGAGTAATTATTCCCGTGCCGTTGAGTATATCCCGTTCTGGACATATCTGAAAAATACGGCGATTATAACAATCGTTAGTACCCTTGGTGTGATCATATCCTGTCCCTTGGTTGCATATAGCTTTGCCAAGTTAGAGTATCGTGGGAGAGGTATACTTTTCTTTGTTACCCTCGCTGTTATGATGATCCCCGGACAGGTGACGATGATTCCTCTATTCCTGTTGTTTACTAAATTGGGTTGGGTAGGAACATCTCTTCCGCTGATTGTACCCCAGTTTTTTGGAGTGCCCATTTACATTTTTCTATTGCGACAGTTTTTCATGGGACTGCCTGATGCCCTGCGCGAAGCGGCCCGCTTAGACGGCGCTAGTGAATTCCGCATATATTTACAGATCATGTTTCCACTAGCCAAATCCGCCGTTTTGGCCGTGGCATTGTTTCAATTTATGGGGAGCTGGACTGATTTCATGGGCCCCTTGCTCTATTTAACCAATGAACCATCTTACACGGTTTCGCTCGGATTGCAGCAATTTCAGAGTCAAAAGGGATCCGAATGGGGTCTATTAATGGCCGTATCGACCTTGATGACATTACCTATTATTGTTTTGTTCTTTTTCCTTCAAAAGACGTTTATTAGCGGCATTACATTTAGCGGTATAAAAGGTTGA